GATGCACCCAGAGAATGCGCCGTGTCCTCCAACTCCGGATCGATGAGATCTGCCGCGCCGCGCAAAGGCGACACGATGCGCGGAATGGAGAAGTAAATGTAGGCAATCATCAGCCCCAGGTAGCCGAACGCGGCGCCCTTGAGGAAGGGAATGACCTCCCCCAGCAGGCCCGTGCGGCCGGTGAGCACGATGGCGAAGAAGCCGATGATGATGCCCGGAAGGGTGATCGGGAAGGTAATGAGCGCGTCGGTGTACTTCGTCGACGTACCCGTCCGGGCTTTCTTCGCCAGGTAGAGCACGGTCGGGATGGACGCCACCAAGGTGATGATGACGGATCCCAGACCGATAATCAGCGAGTTGATGATCGACTTGGTCAATCGTTCGGAGCCCACGAACTCTCCGTAGTATTGCAACGTCGGTCCCGGGTTCTCATACGCTCCCACCTCCCCAAGCCCGAAGGAGGTAGCAATGAGCACGATCACCGGATAGATGCCGAAGATCAACACGATCAACAGGGTCGGCGCTACAAGCAGCAGTCCCGACGACGATTTTTTGGAAGCCATGTCAGGCCTTGTCTCGGTGAGCTAGGCGCGGGGAGCGGCTAGCTCATCTCCTTACGGTAGCGGGCGTTGAAGTCCTGCTGAACCTCGCCCTGCTTGAGGTAGTCGATGGTCACGGCGCGCTCGTAATCAGCATCGGGGAGGAAGGAGTCCTTGACCTGATCCGGGATGCTGCCCACCGCCGGGCCCATAAAGCCCTCGGCGAAGAGGGCCTGCCCCTCCTCCGTGAAGTAGAAGTCCAGGAGCTTCTTGCCGTTTTCCTCGTGCGGCGCGCCATTGACCAGGCCGACAACGTAAGGGATCCGCAGGGAGCCTTCCTCCGGGATGACGAGGGTGACGTTGGCGCCTTCGTCCTTGAGCTGGTAGCCGTTGAAGTCGGCGTCAATGAGGATGGGGATCTCGCCCTGGGCGACCTTGGCCGTCGCGGTCTGCGCGGAGATGATCGCCCCGTTGTCCTTGAGCTTCTTGAGGTACTCGAAGCCCGGATCCCAGTTGTCGAGGTCACCGCCCATGGCGATGTTCGCGGCGGTGGCGACCGAGTAGCCGACGGCCGCCTGGGTCGGGTCAAGGAAGCCGACCTTGCCTGCGTACTCGGGCTTGAGCAGGTCCGCCCACGACTTCGGCACCGGAGCCCCGTCCAAGTGATCCTCGTTGACGATGAACGCGACGGTGCCAGCGTGAACCGTCGTCCAATTGCCGTCCGGATCCTTGAGGTTCGGATCCACTTCTTCCGTGCCAGCCGGCTTGTAGGGCTGCAGCACTCCCGCGTTCTCCAGCTGCTCAGCGAAGGCGATGCCCACGTAGGCGACGTCCGCGACCGGGGAGGACTTCTCCGCTTGCAGGGCGGCCAGGGTCTGGCCGGAGTTCTTCGGATCGTTGGGGGCCGCGATGCCGGTCTCGGCCTCGAACGCGTCGAGCACCTTGCCGTAGTTGCCCCACTTTTCCGGAGTGTTGTACGTGATGACGATGTTATCGCCAGCAGCCTCGGAGCCAGCACCACCCGCGGCGCTATCCAGCGCACCGGTGTTTCCGCAGCTGACAAGGAACAGGCTCGTGCTCACAAGCACCGCAGCCCGGGTGAAGAAGTTGGCACCATTTTTCATGGTTCTACCTCGATTTTTAGGAGATCGTATACAGCAGCGATAACGCTATTGACCCTCGTGAAACGAACGGTTACTTATCCTTAGCCGGACAGTTAAACCACCATGAATATTGCCGTCGGTCAGGCCGGCCACGAGCACGCACGCAAGCACGATCGGAACGCCACCCTCGCCTCTGTAGACTCATAAAGAAATGCATCAGACCGGATCAATCCACGACCACAGCGAGGTGAACCATTCATGACTATTAGCGCCGTCGATATGTTCAGTATCGGAATTGGCCCGTCGTCCTCCCACACCGTCGGCCCCATGCGCGCCGCCGAGGCGTTCATGGCCGAACTCGGCGAACGCCGCCCGGACGCCGCCCTCATCCGCGTGGAATTCCGTGGCTCTCTTGCCGCCACCGGCCGCGGGCACGGCACGGACCGGGCAACGCTGCTCGGCCTCGTGGGATGGACACCGACGACCGTCACCCCGGACGTCGCCCCCTACTACGGCACCCCGATTGCCCCGATGGGCACCATCACCGGCCCGAGCGGGACGGTCAATTACGAGCTGATCTTCGACTTCTCCCCCGTCCCCGAGCACCCCAACTGCGTGATCTTCTCCGCCCTGGACGCCGAGGGCGCCTACCTCATTCAAGACAGCGAGTACTTTTCCGTCGGCGGCGGCTTCATCCTCTCCCGCCGCGAGATCGACGCCCAGCTCGCCGCCACGAAGGCTGACGACGCCCCGCTGGGCATGGCCGCGGCGGCGCACACCGAAGAGACCATGCCGTACCCCTTCAGGACGTGGTCGGAACTGCTCGCGTATTGCACGTCCTCGAAGCAGCGCATCGCCGACGTCATGCTCGCCAACGAGGCGGCGATTCACGGCACCACGGACTACACCCTCGCCCATCTCGATGCCGTGTGGGCCGCCATGCAGGACTGCGTCGCCGCCGGGCTGGACACGGACGGCATCCTCCCGGGTGGGCTGCAGGTGCAGCGACGCGCCCCGGATTTGCTCAACCAGCTGAAAAACCGTGGACAGGAGGCGCATGACGACGCCCTCTACGCCATGGACTGGATCAACCTTTACGCCCTGGCGGTCAACGAGCAGAACGCCGGCGGCGGACGGGTAGTCACCGCCCCCACCAATGGTGCCGCCGGGATCATCCCGGCAGTGATGCACTACGCCAAAGATTTCCTCGCCGGGTTCGACGATACGAAAGCCCGCCGCTTCCTGCTCACCGCCGCCGCCATCGGCATCATCATCAAGGAATCCGCGTCTATTTCCGGGGCGGAGGTGGGCTGCCAGGGTGAGGTCGGATCCGCCTCGGCGATGGCCGCCGCCGGGCTGTGCGCACTCATGGGCGGCACGACCGCGCAGGTGGGCAACGCCGCCGAGATCGCACTCGAACACAATCTGGGGCTGACGTGCGACCCGGTCGGCGGCCTCGTGCAGATCCCGTGCATCGAGCGCAACGCCATCGGCGGTGTCAAGGCTGTCAACGCCGCCCGCCTCGCTCTCTACGGCACGGGCGTGCACCGGGTCTCGCTCGACGACGCCGTGGCCACCATGGCCGAGACCGGCCGGGACATGCTCACCAAGTACAAGGAAACCTCCATGGGCGGGTTGGCGATCCGCCTCGGGTTCCCCGTGTCCCAGACCGAATGCTAGCCGGGGGAGCTAGAGCACAGCCTGCAGCGTCTCAACGACGGCGTCGAGACGCACCGCCTCCTGGGAGTGCTCGGCGAGGTTCTTGACCTGCACCTCGCCGCTTTCCAGCTCGGATTCGCCGAGGACCAGGGCGAAGCGGGCGTTCGCCCGATCGGCGCCCTTCATCGCACCCTTGAGACCACGATCGCCGTATGCCATATCCGCGGAGATCCCGGCCGCCCGCAGGTCATTGACGAGCACGGCCAGGGCCTTCTTTGCAGCTGCGCCGAGGGCAACACCGTAGACGTCGACGCGCCGATCCACCCCGTCGAGGGTGACCCCCTCAGCCTGCAGAGCCAGCACGGTGCGGTCCACGCCGAGGCCGAAGCCGATACCGGAGAGGTCCTGCCCGCCAAGCTGCGCCATGAGGCCGTCATACCGGCCGCCGCCACCGATGCCCGACTGGGCGCCGAGTCCGTCGTGAACGAACTCGAAGCAGGTCTTGGTGTAGTAATCCAAACCGCGGACCATGCGCTTGTTGATGACGAAGGGCACCTGCAGATCCTCCAGCAGCCCGGTGACCGTCTCGAAGTGCTCCCGGGACTCGTCCGAGAGGTAGTCGAGCATGAGTGGCGCGTCCGCGGTCATCTCCCGAACGTCTTCTCGCTTGTCGTCGAGCACCCGCAGCGGGTTGATTTCCGCGCGGCGGCGAGTCTCTTCGTCGAGCGGCAGCGCAAAGAGGAACTTCTGCAGCTTCTCCCGGTAGGCCGGCCGGCAGGTGCTATCCCCCAAGCTGGTCAATTCCAGCCGGAAACCGGTCAATCCCACCGAGCGGTAGCACCGATCCGCCAGGGCGATGATCTCCGCGTCAAGCGCCGGGTCGTCCACGCCGATCGCCTCGACGCCCACCTGCTGCAGCTGGCGGTAGCGG
Above is a genomic segment from Corynebacterium uterequi containing:
- the hisS gene encoding histidine--tRNA ligase, with the protein product MTDSTKFQAVSAPKGVPDYVPPASATFIAVRDEFARQARRAGYQHIELPVFEDTHLFARGVGESTDVVSKEMYTFADRGDRSVTLRPEGTAGVMRAVIEHNLDRGQLPVKLNYYGPFFRYERPQAGRYRQLQQVGVEAIGVDDPALDAEIIALADRCYRSVGLTGFRLELTSLGDSTCRPAYREKLQKFLFALPLDEETRRRAEINPLRVLDDKREDVREMTADAPLMLDYLSDESREHFETVTGLLEDLQVPFVINKRMVRGLDYYTKTCFEFVHDGLGAQSGIGGGGRYDGLMAQLGGQDLSGIGFGLGVDRTVLALQAEGVTLDGVDRRVDVYGVALGAAAKKALAVLVNDLRAAGISADMAYGDRGLKGAMKGADRANARFALVLGESELESGEVQVKNLAEHSQEAVRLDAVVETLQAVL
- a CDS encoding extracellular solute-binding protein; translation: MKNGANFFTRAAVLVSTSLFLVSCGNTGALDSAAGGAGSEAAGDNIVITYNTPEKWGNYGKVLDAFEAETGIAAPNDPKNSGQTLAALQAEKSSPVADVAYVGIAFAEQLENAGVLQPYKPAGTEEVDPNLKDPDGNWTTVHAGTVAFIVNEDHLDGAPVPKSWADLLKPEYAGKVGFLDPTQAAVGYSVATAANIAMGGDLDNWDPGFEYLKKLKDNGAIISAQTATAKVAQGEIPILIDADFNGYQLKDEGANVTLVIPEEGSLRIPYVVGLVNGAPHEENGKKLLDFYFTEEGQALFAEGFMGPAVGSIPDQVKDSFLPDADYERAVTIDYLKQGEVQQDFNARYRKEMS
- a CDS encoding ABC transporter permease is translated as MASKKSSSGLLLVAPTLLIVLIFGIYPVIVLIATSFGLGEVGAYENPGPTLQYYGEFVGSERLTKSIINSLIIGLGSVIITLVASIPTVLYLAKKARTGTSTKYTDALITFPITLPGIIIGFFAIVLTGRTGLLGEVIPFLKGAAFGYLGLMIAYIYFSIPRIVSPLRGAADLIDPELEDTAHSLGASKARVFFTVTLPLILPAAIEVSGTAAAVALGGYGTVAALSEGIRLLPLDVVDALNNGYYIATSSAFAVVLALLAIGALAAGKLCAHLVERKMG
- a CDS encoding L-serine ammonia-lyase; this translates as MTISAVDMFSIGIGPSSSHTVGPMRAAEAFMAELGERRPDAALIRVEFRGSLAATGRGHGTDRATLLGLVGWTPTTVTPDVAPYYGTPIAPMGTITGPSGTVNYELIFDFSPVPEHPNCVIFSALDAEGAYLIQDSEYFSVGGGFILSRREIDAQLAATKADDAPLGMAAAAHTEETMPYPFRTWSELLAYCTSSKQRIADVMLANEAAIHGTTDYTLAHLDAVWAAMQDCVAAGLDTDGILPGGLQVQRRAPDLLNQLKNRGQEAHDDALYAMDWINLYALAVNEQNAGGGRVVTAPTNGAAGIIPAVMHYAKDFLAGFDDTKARRFLLTAAAIGIIIKESASISGAEVGCQGEVGSASAMAAAGLCALMGGTTAQVGNAAEIALEHNLGLTCDPVGGLVQIPCIERNAIGGVKAVNAARLALYGTGVHRVSLDDAVATMAETGRDMLTKYKETSMGGLAIRLGFPVSQTEC